A DNA window from Fragaria vesca subsp. vesca linkage group LG3, FraVesHawaii_1.0, whole genome shotgun sequence contains the following coding sequences:
- the LOC101311365 gene encoding uncharacterized protein LOC101311365, producing the protein MDLTPRVEKRPIADAESGAQPSKKPRCESDLKRVAEIVLALSTLAKIRGGEKPTEPEIGLIEEARARLVELCEGLPPKEIVARDTISAVIENLGLNPKVKEQGLGFRGPQLTVAEKFSLTKRKMDESKKYAAQTATYSPQPLKTSFSAAAESHGMPHTVRMSTDNPNHAPISAGGFAASPLVHVSATTPTSAQYQLPVGSGSVPGSHIGRDPSSPALPRGERVQIRTDGGSNGSSYAYQVQANSSANHPPVNAPTWSTQNQSGPENKVPSHTSVRVEGTAGMSKPAMTPLAARDQNSRSFTSQPSSGQVPGGHQPSPKIRFVQTSSVPNNHNEIARIIQKLLQPHLPDHPTWIPPSRDYMSKALTCQTCQISINEVDNVLICDACEKGYHITCAQAPNQRGIPRGEWHCTRCLSLSNGKPLPPKYGRVMRSNIQLKAPSSTVPSSTVASSTVASATVPSSTAVVQMSSGNNVGALDQKAFEQKINAHVSSVSPDPAHAGGVGTDNIKSETDSKVSFARAMQGNNLPSSSVNADEKPVSGSFLSSETSSKQIGNLELSEPNGTPSQSRAEPSSDLSNKDADPKISTASEIEGNKFPSSSNNMDEKTLSGSLPSGERTSQLRDTSESSKSDKRLFESSAEPPADLCNKDSDPNISSATETQVNNFPSSSQSTDEKPLSGSFMSGERSTRETDNPESSRLIESSAEPPSDISNKDVDSNISNAREMQGLPNCGEDSSCSIRDVQDIAKENICESLVVSGGTLEHTRLTSDGLRPVEWIGDSIQVVSEKQFYGSCCIDGVTYELQEHALFQSSDGKLIPSKLQSMWEDMKSGSKWVIVNTCYFPSDLPENVGRPSTPESNEVYESNHESTVMAGLIQGPCEVLPLAKFNEEIERRSQLGADTNNELPPVFLCKWNYDEFKGLLQPVSQ; encoded by the exons ATGGATCTGACGCCTAGGGTTGAGAAGCGGCCAATTGCAGACGCGGAATCGGGGGCCCAGCCTAGCAAGAAGCCCAGATGCGAGAGCGACTTGAAGAGAGTGGCCGAGATTGTGCTGGCTTTGTCCACCTTGGCCAAGATTCGAGGCGGTGAGAAGCCGACGGAGCCGGAGATTGGGCTCATCGAGGAGGCGAGGGCCAGGCTGGTCGAGCTCTGCGAGGGTTTGCCGCCTAAGGAGATTGTCGCCAGGGACACGATTTCAGCTGTGATTGAGAATTTGGGGCTTAATCCCAAGGTTAAGGAGCAGGGATTAGGGTTTCGGGGTCCCCAGTTGACGGTTGCCGAGAAGTTTTCGCTGACTAAGAGGAAG ATGGATGAATCCAAGAAATATGCTGCACAAACTGCTACATATTCACCTCAACCATTAAAAACAAGCTTCAGTGCAGCTGCTGAAAGCCATGGGATGCCACATACTGTTCGTATGTCAACAGATAACCCGAACCATGCACCAATTTCAGCCGGTGGTTTTGCAGCTTCTCCTCTCGTTCATGTTTCTGCAACAACTCCTACATCTGCACAGTATCAGTTGCCCGTGGGTTCTGGCAGTGTGCCTGGTAGCCATATAGGAAGAGATCCATCTTCCCCAGCATTGCCTAGAGGTGAAAGAGTACAGATAAGAACTGATGGAGGATCCAATGGGTCTTCTTATGCTTATCAAGTACAAG CAAATTCTTCTGCAAATCATCCACCCGTTAATGCTCCAACTTGGTCAACACAAAATCAAAGTGGACCAGAAAACAAGGTGCCAAGTCATACTTCTGTCAGGGTTGAAGGAACTGCTGGTATGAGTAAGCCAGCAATGACTCCTCTAGCAGCACGAGATCAGAATTCTAGGTCATTTACCTCTCAGCCATCTTCTGGACAAGTGCCTGGCGGACACCAGCCTTCACCAAAAATTCGCTTTGTTCAAACTTCTTCAGTTCCTAATAATCACAACGAGATTGCCAGAATTATTCAGAAATTATTGCAACCACATCTTCCTGATCATCCAACATGGATCCCTCCATCAAGGGATTACATGAGTAAGGCTTTGACTTGCCAAACTTGCCAGATCAGCATCAATGAGGTAGATAATGTTCTTATATGTGATGCATGTGAAAAAGGATATCACATTACATGCGCACAAGCACCTAACCAGAGAGGAATTCCTAGAGGTGAATGGCACTGCACAAGATGCTTGTCGCTAAGCAATGGAAAGCCTTTGCCTCCTAAGTATGGGCGTGTTATGAGAAGTAATATACAATTAAAAGCCCCTTCCAGCACGGTCCCTTCCAGTACAGTTGCTTCCAGCACTGTTGCTTCTGCTACAGTCCCTTCTAGCACGGCTGTAGTTCAGATGTCCTCGGGGAATAACGTGGGAGCTTTAGATCAGAAGGCCTTTGAGCAGAAGATAAATGCACATGTAAGCTCTGTTTCCCCAGATCCTGCTCATGCCGGTGGTGTGGGAACGGACAATATTAAGTCGGAAACAGATTCAAAAGTTTCATTTGCAAGAGCAATGCAAGGGAATAATTTACCATCAAGCAGTGTAAATGCAGATGAGAAACCTGTTTCTGGAAGTTTCTTGTCAAGTGAAACATCATCTAAACAAATAGGTAATCTTGAATTATCTGAACCAAACGGGACACCTTCTCAATCAAGAGCAGAACCTTCTTCTGATTTGTCAAACAAAGATGCTGATCCAAAGATTTCGACTGCAAGTGAAATCGAAGGGAATAAATTTCCATCAAGCAGTAACAATATGGATGAGAAAACTCTTTCTGGAAGTCTTCCTTCTGGGGAAAGGACATCTCAACTGAGAGATACTTCTGAATCATCTAAATCTGACAAGAGACTTTTTGAATCAAGTGCAGAACCACCTGCAGATTTATGCAACAAAGATTCTGATCCAAACATTTCAAGTGCAACAGAAACACAGGTGAATAATTTCCCATCAAGCAGTCAAAGTACGGATGAGAAACCTCTTTCTGGAAGTTTCATGTCTGGTGAAAGATCCACTAGAGAAACAGATAATCCTGAATCATCTAGATTAATTGAATCAAGCGCAGAGCCTCCTTCTGATATATCCAACAAAGATGTTGATTCAAATATTTCAAATGCAAGAGAAATGCAAG GGCTTCCAAACTGTGGAGAAGATTCTAGCTGTTCTATTAGAGATGTCCAAGATATTGCAAAAGAAAATATTTGTGAAAGTCTTGTAGTTAGCGGTGGGACACTAGAGCATACTAGACTTACCTCTGATGGCTTGCGACCTGTTGAATGGATCGGTGATTCAATTCAAGTTGTCAGTGAAAAACAATTTTACGGTTCTTGTTGTATTGATGGAGTAACATATGAGCTACAAGAACATGCTCTCTTCCAGTCTAGTGATGGCAAATTGATACCCTCTAAACTTCAG TCAATGTGGGAGGATATGAAAAGCGGGTCAAAGTGGGTTATAGTTAACACATGTTACTTTCCTAGTGACTTACCAGAGAATGTTGGTCGGCCATCTACACCTGAAAGTAATGAG GTGTACGAATCTAATCATGAAAGCACTGTAATGGCGGGCTTAATTCAAGGTCCATGTGAAGTTCTTCCTCTTGCTAAGTTCAATGAAGAAATTGAAAGACGGAGCCAATTAGGAGCTGATACAAATAATGAACTACCACCAGTTTTTCTGTGCAA ATGGAATTATGATGAGTTCAAGGGGTTATTGCAGCCTGTTTCCCAATAA
- the LOC101292196 gene encoding putative BPI/LBP family protein At1g04970-like has translation MGSFRKFMAFTTMFTVLLLYLIPTKAQEEGFISAVISSKGLDFTKDLLIEEAISSIIPLELPQIEKSVKIPLIGQVDVALSNITIYSVDIASSYVETGDSGIALVASGATANLSMHWQYSYTTWLFEVTDNGAASIQVEGMEVGVTLALKDQQGSLKLSVLDCGCYVKDISIKLDGGASWLYQGLVDAFGGQIVSAVEENIAKKVDEGIMKLDSSLQSLPKQIELDDIASLNVTLVDNPVLSNSSIEFQINGLFTTPIDDSTSSLDHKGSLNPLPRSAPARMVEISLHEDVFNSVSLVYFNANYMNWIINKIPDQSLLNTAEWRYIVPQLYKQYPNKDMDLNVTVSSQPIITVVNNGIDIIVYSDVTIDVIDDEVIPVACISMHIHASCTPEILRSKLSGIVKLNDFTASLKWSKIGTVHMHLVQAVLSTVLRTVVVPYVNLWLWKGLPLPLPHGFTLHNSETFSTNSRLTVYSDVAFLEQ, from the exons ATGGGTTCCTTCAGAAAGTTCATGGCTTTTACTACTATGTTCACAGTTTTGTTACTTTATCTGATTCCTACAAAGGCCCAAGAAGAAGGATTCATATCTGCAGTTATATCGAGTAAAGGCCTCGACTTTACCAAGGACTTGCTGATAGAAGAGGCAATCTCCTCTATAATTCCACTTGAATTGCCTCAAATTGAAAAGTCTGTGAAAATCCCACTTATTGGTCAAGTTGATGTTGCCCTGTCCAATATCACAATATATAGTGTTGATATTGCCTCTTCATATGTGGAGACCGGTGACTCCGGCATTGCTTTGGTTGCTTCAGGAGCCACTGCAAATTTGAGTATGCATTGGCAGTACTCTTACACCACTTGGTTATTTGAAGTTACGGATAATGGGGCCGCCTCTATTCAG GTTGAAGGTATGGAAGTTGGTGTTACCTTAGCTTTGAAGGACCAACAAGGAAGTCTTAAGCTGTCTGTTTTGGATTGTGGATGCTATGTGAAGGATATTTCCATCAAGTTAGACGGTGGAGCATCTTGGCTTTACCAAGG GTTAGTGGATGCTTTTGGTGGGCAAATAGTTTCTGCAGTTGAAGAAAATATTGCCAAAAAAGTCGATGAGGGAATAATGAAGCTTGACTCGTCACTACAATCGCTTCCAAAGCAAATCGAGCTGGATGACATTGCTTCTTTGAATGTCACGTTGGTGGACAATCCTGTGCTTAGTAATTCTTCCATTGAATTTCAGATCAATGGTCTATTCACAACTCCTATTGATGATTCGACATCCAGCTTAGACCATAAAGGTTCATTAAATCCTCTTCCGCGCAGTGCTCCAGCTAGGATGGTTGAGATATCATTACATGAAGATGTCTTTAACTCGGTGTCCTTAGTCTATTTCAAT GCAAACTATATGAACTGGATTATTAACAAAATACCAGATCAATCCCTGTTGAACACCGCTGAATGGAGATACATTGTTCCCCAACTGTACAAACAGTATCCAAACAAGGATATGGATCTTAATGTTACTGTATCTTCTCAACCAATCATTACAGTTGTGAACAACGGCATTGACATCATTGTTTACTCTGATGTGACAATTGATGTCATAGATGATGAAGTAATACCAGTTGCCTGCATATCAATG CACATTCATGCTTCATGTACTCCAGAGATCCTGAGGAGTAAACTATCTGGTATTGTTAAATTGAATGATTTTACCGCATCTTTGAAATGGAGCAAAATTGGTACCGTACACATGCATCTTGTTCAG GCAGTGTTGTCAACGGTCCTCAGAACTGTTGTCGTGCCTTATGTGAATTTATGGCTCTGGAAAGGACTACCTTTACCACTTCCGCATGGATTTACCCTTCATAATTCTGAAACCTTCTCCACCAATTCAAGGCTTACAGTATACAGTGATGTTGCGTTTCTAGAACAATAA